DNA from Bacillota bacterium:
ACAAAGTTAAATAATGCTACCGATACATTATTCTTTTTTAAAATTAAGGGAGACACATCTGGTTTAGAATTATACGAAAAGCCAATAGTGTAAATATTATGTTCCTTTAAAAAATTCAAAGTTTTATCAATACCATCATCCAAATGATCATAAATATGGTTATTCGCTAAACAAGCAACATTTAATTGAATGCTAAGCAAATATTTTAGGGCTTCTCTTGTAGTATATAAGCGTGGTTTTTTATAAAGGTTCTCACCATCCGAACCTGACAGGAGGCATTCTAAATTTCCGACGACAAAATCAGCATTAGATAATTCATCTATTAAATTTGCAAATGGATTGACGCTATTATTGATTAAGTCTATATAGTCACCATTTAAAGCTATATCACCCAAGAAAATCAGTCTCATAATTAAAAATTAAGGTCATAATCATCTTGATAATAACTTCTTATATATCAAAACAAAATAATTGTATATATATATAGAATTTATAACTCGACAAAAGTAAGTGTCTTACAAAAAGATTAGTTTTTAAAAATTGCCATAGACTTAATTATACAGGTTTACGCAGATAGTTCAAGTGATATCTGTAACCCGTAAATATCCCAAGCAAAAGCAAAGAAAAGAAAAATAACAAATCATGAATATTGAAAGCAAAGAGAGCAATAAGATATAACAATATATAAACGTACTTTAAACTGGCATTGAAAACATCACGTATAATATTTCCACCTCGATTTAAAAATAAGCCAAGGATAAAAACACCGAATAATCCATAATTTGAGATTATAGAAGCCAGTCCACTAATTATAGCAGCATAGTCCTGACCGAAAGAACCAAAAGAATATTCGCGTAAACCTGAAATACCCAAAATAGGACTTTTAAAAAAGTTTTTTTGAGCAATAATAAAGCCGCCAAAACGACCAGCACTAAAAGATGTTTTACTTCTTGCTGCAGAGTTTAATTGATATTCAATGGTTTGACCTACAGAATAAAGCTCCTTAATTTTAGAATATAAAAAGTTCGTCTCGAAAAAGACGATTAGAAAAATTATAAGGAAGATAAAATAAAAAAAAGGCTTATTTAATTGATTTATTTTTTTACTAATAGCTAAAAAAGTAAGAAAAATAACAAACAACATAAGATAACCAGTTGTAGAGAAGGTAGTCAGAAGCGCTAATATAAATATAATGCTTTTTGTAGTTAAGAATTTTGCAAAATGGGTACGAAGATAAAAAAATAAAAGTGCAAAGGCAACAAAAATAGAAAAAGGACCAGGCTCCCAGGTAAAACCGCAGTTTCGAATCATTTCACCAGGGTAACGTAAAATAGTATAAACAACAATATTAACGTATCTAACAGAAATAATATCCGAAAATAATCCACCACTTAAATTTATTTTACTCAGGATTGAAAAAAGAGCATTACCAGCTAAAACTTCAACAAAAAATAGTATTAAGCTAATAGCGGAGAGAACAAAAATAATTCGTTCAAATTGGTATAACAGTTCTTTTATAGGAAGTAAGTTTAAAAAAACAAAACTTATGTATGCATATATAACAATCCTAAAAAATAATAAATAATTAAGATATCCATTTACCAAATAATTTGATAAAAAATAAAGGGACCAGATAATGATAAATTGAATAAATGACTTTGTCAATTTTAGTTTGAAAATAAAACTATATACAATACTAATACCAAAAAGTATTAGTATGGCATTCGTACTTCTAATAAAAGTATTTCCCGCGCCTGAGAATATAATAACTAAAAATATAAATATAGATTTCAGTAACATTTTAATTTAACCTTGAATAAATATCAAATAATCAAAGATTCAATAAATTGTAATAATCCGTTTGAATACTTTATAGAATCAAACAATTGATACGCAATTTTTTTCCCTTCTGCACCAATTCTTATTCTTTGCTCATCCGGTAAGGATAAACATGTATTTAATTTTTCATAAAGTGATAATACATTTCCAGGTTCAGCAACAAAGGAATTTAACCCATCCGTAAGGAATTTTGGGATAGTACCAACTCCAGTAACAATTACGGGTCTTTGCGAAGCAAGATATTCTCCAAGTTTATAAGGTAAACTTACAGTATTTCTGATAGAAACAGGACTTGCCAGGACAAGGGCTATAGAACTAATCAAAAACTGAGGAACGTCTGTATTTGGTATTTGTCCTACAAACCGAACCTTCAAATCCAAATTATAGCTTTTGACTTTTTCCTGGTAATATCGGAATAGTTCTTCGTTACATCGTCCAATAAGGAATAAGTGTAAATCAGGATATTTATCTTTTAGCAAATTAAAGGCTTCGATAAGCAAATCAATACCATCGTACTTACTCATATTGCCAGCATAAGCAATATATTTAACATTAGTAATATCTTGATATGTAATTTTTACGTTTTCAAATCGGCTAAAGTCAATTGTATTAGGTAAAATATATAGTTTGGCATTATGTCTTACATATTTTTTATAAAAATCTAATAAAGATTCTGTTTCAACTATTAATCCGTCAAAAAGCTTGTATAGAAGAGAAATATATGCATTCAGATAAATGTATATAATTAATCTCCTGAGAATAGTATCATTATTATTTAGATGATAGGGTAATTCGCTTCTTTCCATTACTAATTTTATCCCAGAAAAGCGAGAAGCTAAAAAGTAAATCAATATATCGAAAAAAGATCTTGTATATAAATATACAACTGCATTCCTCCTATATCTAAAAATATATTTCATGGAAAAAAAATATCCAATAATGCAAAAGGCAATCTTTGCCATATAGGAGGTATTTAGCCTCGGCCAAACCGTGTGACCAGAAGGGTAAAAGTATAAAACACCCTGATATTTCCCAACTATTCTATTATCATGAGATCCAGGATAGTTCTTCGTTGGTTGAATACAATGGATTACGGTATGATGCGCCTTTGCGAATTCTTTTGCATAGGATAAAATACGGTTTGCACCTACACCCCCGTAAGGGAAAGGACCTCTAAAAACAATGTGGATATTCATTTCGCCAAAATAGTGTTATCAAAATCAGGATAAGTTCGGAAATGAAAGGTATCGGGATCTTCATCCGAATGCTGTGTCGAGCCATAGGAAACAATAATAGCCGGAATTGTGCCCGTATTGATTAATGCATGCGAGGTACCAGGGCCTGCAAAAATTAATTTTGGTTCTTTGTCTGAAATTTTATAGGCAGTGTTAATACCATCCATAGTGGTCAAAAGAATTATTGCCTCACCATAAGCACATGTAAACCATTCCATTTTATGAAGGTGATAATGGTCACCCCGGCGTTTTCCCGGCATTATACTAAATGTGTAAATTTGCCCACCACAAGGAATATCAAGATCTTTAAAACGGATTATTTCAAATAGAGTGCCCCGTTCATCAGAGTGCGGGGTAAGGTCAATTACTTCAAATGGTTTATTCCAATCCATAATGAATGGCTAATTTTGATAAAATTTCTTAATAAGATCAACAATATAAACAATATCATCCTCCGTAACCCACCAGCCACAGGGTAGAGATAATTCATGCGATTCGAAATAATCTACACCAGGTAATGCCCGTCGAGAATTCTTAAAAATAGACCATTTGTCATTCCTTGGGTGCACTAACATGGCTCCAACTCCGTTAATTCTCAAATATTCAGCCAATTCATCTCTTCTTTCAGCTAATAATACATATGTCCAGTAACTGGAATATGACAACGGATTTCGATTTAGAAGCCGAATATTAGGAACGCCTTCTAGAAGCCGGGAATATAAAAGACCATTAGCATTATGTTTAGCAACTATGTCGTTTAAATGTTTAATTGCCTCAAGACCAATAGTAGCTGAAATATCATTCATATTAAATTTATATCCAACTTCAGTTATATCCCCAAGCCACGGATTCCCAATCATATTATCATGATCAACACCAAACCATTTTAATTTCTTGGCTTGCTCAAATAAATTGCTATCCTTTACAACCAATGCCCCGCCATCTCCTGTAGTAATATGTTTTATGGCTTGAAATGAAAAGGCTGTAAAATCCCCAAAATTTCCAATATATTTATCGTCATATTTGGCTCCAAGAGCGTGCGCCGCATCTTCAATAATATATAAATTATACTTTTTGGCAATGTCCATAATTTCATACATATTGTCGATATCGCCATCCTTATGAAGAAGCAAAATTGCTTTAGTTTTAGGATTAATGAGCTTAACCAGGTCATCCGGATCACTCAGGCCAGTTTCTGGATTCACATCTATCCAAACAGGTTTGGCACCTAAGTACAATAAAGGAACATTTGTAGCTATACTTGTTAAAGGCGTTGATAAAACCTCATCTCCAGCTTTAACCCCTGCAAGAATATATGCAATCAAAAGAGCAGAGGTGCCTGAATTCATCAAGACTACATTAGGATTATTTATATAAGAAGATAATTCTTCTCTAAAAGCTTTTGTTTTTGATCCTTCAGCAATATAACCACTAAATAGGGTTTCTTTCATTGCCTCGACAATTGTGTCTGGCATAAAGACTTTGAACAAAGGAATTTTTTTCATTTAATGGTTTTTTTTTATTAATAATCGACTTCAGTGTCTTTCGCAATAAATTCTAAAGAGGATAGTAAATGAATCGTTTCATCAAGAGATAAACGCTTTGTATTATGGCTGGTATATTCTTCAGCTTTAGCAGTTTCAATTATTCCTGAAGACAAGTAACGTTCATAGTTTAAATCACGCATATCAACATTTATTCTGTAATAATCACCAAGATCATCTGCCCTAACAAGCTCTTCACGGTTCACCAAGGTTTCATATAGTTTTTCACCATGTCTCGTACCAATAATAACAATATCATTAGATGCATTATAAATAGCTTTTAAGGCTAATGCAATGTCCATAACTGTTGATGCAGGAGATTTCTGAACAAAGACGTCTCCAGGCTTACCATTTTCAAATGCAAATAAAACAAGGTTAACGGCCTGGTCAAGACTCATCATAAACCTGGTCATGTTAGGATCCGTAACAGTAATAGGTTTATTTTCTTTAATTTGTTTTATAAATAAGGGTATAACCGAACCTCTACTTCCCATGACATTACCATATCTGGTACCACAAAATACAGTATTAACAGAATGCCGGGAATGAGCAATCATCACTTTTTCCATCAAAGCCTTTGTCATACCCATAGCATTTATGGGATACACAGCCTTATCAGTACTTAAAACAATAACTTTTTTTACATTACATTTTTCGGCAGCTCTTAAGACATTATCCGCACCCATAATGTTTGTTCTAACAGCCTCCATTGGGAAAAACTCACATGAGGGAACCTGCTTGAGTGCTGCAGCATGAAAAACAAAATCCACCCCATCCATAGCTGCTTCAATAGAGGAATAATCCCGAACATCTCCAATAAAGAACTTCACTTTTGGATTCTTAAGTTTAAGCCGCAGATCTTCTTGCTTTTTTTCATCCCTACTAAAGATCCGAATTTCTTTAATATCAGAAGATAAAAACCGATTAAGAACAGCATTCCCGAATGACCCTGTGCCTCCTGTAATCAATAAGACTCCATTTCTAAACATAAGCTATGACTTTTGAAATTTATTATAATAAAATAATATTGTTGAAATATAAACTATTCCAGCCAATAAATATGAATAGGCAGCCCCAATTTCTCCAAAATATTTCACAGTAATAACATTCGTACATAAAGTTGTAAAGCCAACAATTATGGAGGAATTCCTAAGCGCAACCCCATAACCATTTGCAGATAAAAACCTACTAAAAAAATCCGATACACCGTATAAAAAAACACCAATGCTTGTAAAATAAAATAAATCAACTGATCTCATAAAATCAGGATTATAAAAATAATAGACAAAAATTGGGACAATGGCCCACAGAGTAAATAAAAGAATACAAGATAAACTGAAAGTTAAAAACAAAAGTCGTTTAGGGATTTTATTGTAATTGGCAAATTCCTTATAATGAGTAGTTGCAATAATAGCAGGAATGAATGATAATGGACTAGATAAAGTAACTGATAAAGTATAATAACCTACACCTTTATTATTTAAACTAAAATAACTTATAATAATAGGACTGAGTTGCATAAATAAGGTTGACAATAGATTTCCAAAATATACATGAATACCAAAAGTCTTATTAACATTAATAATAAACTTTACTTTATCAAATAAGTGATTAAAAGAGAGATGAATATTAAACAATACAATGAAGTAAATAATTATCTGTGAGATAATTAAAGAGTACCATACTAATAAAATGCGATTAATTGGATTTAATCTTGTATGTAAAGAAAAGAAATAATAAATAAAAAGTAAAACAAAAAAAATAATTTTTGGAATGTACCTCGTTATTACTAGTTTATCGATTCTATTATCAGCCATAAGTAGAGTTTCAAAATATTGACTGAGTAAAAAGACAAAGCCAAATGGAATAAAATAAAAATATATGGTATTTAAATTTTTCTCTAGTAAATTTTGATCAAAAATATAGTTTAAAAAAAGAACGATAGTCAATAAAATGTATAGAAAAATTAAGACAACTAACTGAGCACCATATAATTCTTTGATTTGTTGTTCACTTTTGGAAATAACAATTGCTCTATTACCCGCCTGAAAAAAACCTAAATTGATGATAATTATACCAACATTAAACAAAGAGTTAAGATACATATAATCACCATAAAGTT
Protein-coding regions in this window:
- a CDS encoding glycosyltransferase, which gives rise to MNIHIVFRGPFPYGGVGANRILSYAKEFAKAHHTVIHCIQPTKNYPGSHDNRIVGKYQGVLYFYPSGHTVWPRLNTSYMAKIAFCIIGYFFSMKYIFRYRRNAVVYLYTRSFFDILIYFLASRFSGIKLVMERSELPYHLNNNDTILRRLIIYIYLNAYISLLYKLFDGLIVETESLLDFYKKYVRHNAKLYILPNTIDFSRFENVKITYQDITNVKYIAYAGNMSKYDGIDLLIEAFNLLKDKYPDLHLFLIGRCNEELFRYYQEKVKSYNLDLKVRFVGQIPNTDVPQFLISSIALVLASPVSIRNTVSLPYKLGEYLASQRPVIVTGVGTIPKFLTDGLNSFVAEPGNVLSLYEKLNTCLSLPDEQRIRIGAEGKKIAYQLFDSIKYSNGLLQFIESLII
- a CDS encoding WxcM-like domain-containing protein, with protein sequence MDWNKPFEVIDLTPHSDERGTLFEIIRFKDLDIPCGGQIYTFSIMPGKRRGDHYHLHKMEWFTCAYGEAIILLTTMDGINTAYKISDKEPKLIFAGPGTSHALINTGTIPAIIVSYGSTQHSDEDPDTFHFRTYPDFDNTILAK
- a CDS encoding DegT/DnrJ/EryC1/StrS family aminotransferase, whose protein sequence is MKETLFSGYIAEGSKTKAFREELSSYINNPNVVLMNSGTSALLIAYILAGVKAGDEVLSTPLTSIATNVPLLYLGAKPVWIDVNPETGLSDPDDLVKLINPKTKAILLLHKDGDIDNMYEIMDIAKKYNLYIIEDAAHALGAKYDDKYIGNFGDFTAFSFQAIKHITTGDGGALVVKDSNLFEQAKKLKWFGVDHDNMIGNPWLGDITEVGYKFNMNDISATIGLEAIKHLNDIVAKHNANGLLYSRLLEGVPNIRLLNRNPLSYSSYWTYVLLAERRDELAEYLRINGVGAMLVHPRNDKWSIFKNSRRALPGVDYFESHELSLPCGWWVTEDDIVYIVDLIKKFYQN
- a CDS encoding polysaccharide biosynthesis protein, with the protein product MFRNGVLLITGGTGSFGNAVLNRFLSSDIKEIRIFSRDEKKQEDLRLKLKNPKVKFFIGDVRDYSSIEAAMDGVDFVFHAAALKQVPSCEFFPMEAVRTNIMGADNVLRAAEKCNVKKVIVLSTDKAVYPINAMGMTKALMEKVMIAHSRHSVNTVFCGTRYGNVMGSRGSVIPLFIKQIKENKPITVTDPNMTRFMMSLDQAVNLVLFAFENGKPGDVFVQKSPASTVMDIALALKAIYNASNDIVIIGTRHGEKLYETLVNREELVRADDLGDYYRINVDMRDLNYERYLSSGIIETAKAEEYTSHNTKRLSLDETIHLLSSLEFIAKDTEVDY
- a CDS encoding oligosaccharide flippase family protein — protein: MFKFSSIINSIQYGIKNKQIVSLLTWNVLNIPLSFIINILITNLLGSELYGDYMYLNSLFNVGIIIINLGFFQAGNRAIVISKSEQQIKELYGAQLVVLIFLYILLTIVLFLNYIFDQNLLEKNLNTIYFYFIPFGFVFLLSQYFETLLMADNRIDKLVITRYIPKIIFFVLLFIYYFFSLHTRLNPINRILLVWYSLIISQIIIYFIVLFNIHLSFNHLFDKVKFIINVNKTFGIHVYFGNLLSTLFMQLSPIIISYFSLNNKGVGYYTLSVTLSSPLSFIPAIIATTHYKEFANYNKIPKRLLFLTFSLSCILLFTLWAIVPIFVYYFYNPDFMRSVDLFYFTSIGVFLYGVSDFFSRFLSANGYGVALRNSSIIVGFTTLCTNVITVKYFGEIGAAYSYLLAGIVYISTILFYYNKFQKS